GCAGGGCGCGCGCGCCGGCACCGGTGTCACCTGCGGCGTTCCAGTGGGCGACGGCTCTGCGCAGCAGCGGTTCGGCCGTGGCGACGTGTCCCTCCATGTCGAGGAATCCGGCCAGTACGTGGACCGCCGTCGCCAGCTGGCGTTCGGTGCCGTGCGCCGCGAGCCGGTCCAGCGTGGCCAGGAGATTGGCGCCCTCGGTGATCAGCCACTGTTCGGCCGCATGTGCGTCGGCGAGTTCCGGACAGGTGCGCAGGGGGTTGCGGGTGCCGGGATCGAGGCGTGCGCGGAAGGGGTACGCCAGCCGGTCCGCCCGGTCCGCGGCGCGGACGTAATGATCCATCAGGGCGCGTACGGCCTGCCGGGAATCGGCCTCCGAGTCGGGGTCACCGGCTTCGGCCAGCGAGCGCGCGTAGCCGCGCAGGAGATCGTGCATGGTGAACCGGTACGGGGATATCTCGGTGACGAGGTGATGGGCCAGGAGTTCCTCCAGCACGCGCCCCGCCGCGTCGGTGGAGAGGCCGGTGAGGGCCGCCGCCGCACAGGGGTCGAATTCCGTGCCGACATGGAGTCCGAGCCTCCGGAAAACCAGCTGCTGCTCGGCGTTCAGCGCCCGGTACGACAGTGCGAAGACGCGCGTCATCGCCCTTTCCCCGTCGTGCAGCTGGGCCAGGTGGGCGCCCCGGCCGCGCAGTTGCCGCAGCAGGTCGGAGGTGGTCCACGAGGGCCGGGCGAGCAGCCGGCTCGCGGCGATCTCGATGGCCAGCGGCAGGTGGCCGCAGATGCGGACGAGCTCCGCCACATCCGCTTCGTCGGTGCCGTGCCGTGTCCCCAGCCGCCGCGCGAAGAGCGCCCCCGCGTCCTCGGGCGGCAGCACGTCGAGGGAGACCGGCCGTACGCCGGGCAGACCGGGGAGCCTGCGGCGGCTGGTCACGACGACCGCCGTGGGCGAGGCCCCCGGGAGCAGCGGACGGACCTGTTCGGAGCCGGCCGCGTCGTCCAGGATCACGAGCATGCGGCGGTCCCGGGCCACCGAGCGCCACAGCGCGACCAGTTCGTCGGTGCCGTGCGGCAGTTCCTTGGCGTCCAGGCCCAGCAGCCGCAGCAGCTCGGTCAGGGCACGGGCCGGTGGCGTGGCCGCCCGGTCGGGAGCGCCACCGCCCAGGTGCAGGAAGACGCACCCGTCCGGGAAGCGGTCGCGCAGCCGGTGCGCCAGGTGCACGGCCAGTGCCGTCTTGCCGACGCCGCCCATCCCGTCGATCGCCTCGACGGTGACCACCACGCCCGACGCTCCCTGGCCCTCGCCGAGCGCCGCGGTGAGCCGCCGCAGCTCCTCGCGCCGCCCGACCCAGGGAACGTCGCGGGGCAGGTTGTCCGGCACCCGGCGCCGGTCCGGGACCCGGCGCGGTGGCCGGGCGGGCCGCTCCCCCTCGGCGCCGGCGCCCCGCAGCAGGGCCGCCGCCGGGGTCCCCGACAGGATGCCCTGGTGCACGCGGCGCAGTCCGCGGCCGGCGTCGAGTCCGCTGTCGCGGACGACGCGCTGCCGCGTCCGCTGCAGCAGCCTCGTCGCCTCGGCGGTGCGGTCGCTGCCGTACAGGGCGACGGCCAGCCGCTCGGCCAGCGCCTCGTCGACGGGGTGTTCCTCCGCCAGGGGCAGCAGGACGGGCACGGCGTCGGCGAACCTCCCCTCGCGCAGCAGGATGCCGGTGCGGGTCATCGCGGCGGCGAGACCGGTCTCGCGGACGGTGGCGCGCAGGTGTTCGGGCCAGGAACCGGGGATTCCGGCCAGCGGTTCTCCGCGCC
This is a stretch of genomic DNA from Streptomyces sp. TG1A-8. It encodes these proteins:
- a CDS encoding AfsR/SARP family transcriptional regulator → MEFEIRLSGAVEVRVADRRSDLGSTKTRLTLAALAWDAGRTVSVDTLIHRIWDDHPPGKAREALHAHVSRIRARLRIAGGDAPAIISRTNSYVMHVDPDRVDLRRYTSCVERARSLGDGGDEEGALGLLDRADGLWRGEPLAGIPGSWPEHLRATVRETGLAAAMTRTGILLREGRFADAVPVLLPLAEEHPVDEALAERLAVALYGSDRTAEATRLLQRTRQRVVRDSGLDAGRGLRRVHQGILSGTPAAALLRGAGAEGERPARPPRRVPDRRRVPDNLPRDVPWVGRREELRRLTAALGEGQGASGVVVTVEAIDGMGGVGKTALAVHLAHRLRDRFPDGCVFLHLGGGAPDRAATPPARALTELLRLLGLDAKELPHGTDELVALWRSVARDRRMLVILDDAAGSEQVRPLLPGASPTAVVVTSRRRLPGLPGVRPVSLDVLPPEDAGALFARRLGTRHGTDEADVAELVRICGHLPLAIEIAASRLLARPSWTTSDLLRQLRGRGAHLAQLHDGERAMTRVFALSYRALNAEQQLVFRRLGLHVGTEFDPCAAAALTGLSTDAAGRVLEELLAHHLVTEISPYRFTMHDLLRGYARSLAEAGDPDSEADSRQAVRALMDHYVRAADRADRLAYPFRARLDPGTRNPLRTCPELADAHAAEQWLITEGANLLATLDRLAAHGTERQLATAVHVLAGFLDMEGHVATAEPLLRRAVAHWNAAGDTGAGARALLDLSAVYTHSSRYAEAIAAASEALEAARSLGDWELESECVHRLSVPLWQTGQYAQAQSLQKHCLDFLLQTDNKLQTARSRNLLGITHLHLAENREALRCFRLALSDFADLGDERGRYSALNNIAELCQRMGEPEAAENAYREALGMAEGMGNRRDRATLQMNLASVLDVLGRTEEALALYGQVLPVLREVGDRRGEAIALHRLGRAHRAAGRGEEALARQVAALAVVRRIHAAGEEADVLYELALAERDTGRTDRAVAHLEESLSVSRRIGAPAEEARAARALAELRGSPSRPAR